In Rattus rattus isolate New Zealand chromosome 9, Rrattus_CSIRO_v1, whole genome shotgun sequence, a genomic segment contains:
- the Ca4 gene encoding carbonic anhydrase 4 isoform X2, whose amino-acid sequence MPSSTMQLLLALLALAYVAPSTEDSHWCYEIQAKEPNSHCSGPEQWTGDCKKNQQSPINIVTSKTKLNPSLTPFTFVGYDQKKKWEVKNNQHSVEMSLGEDIYIFGGELPTQYKAAQLHLHWSEESNKGSEHSIDGKHFAMEMHVVHKKMTTSDKVQDSDAKDKIAVLAFMVEVGNEVNEGFQPLVEALSRISKPFTNSTVSESRLQDMLPEKKKLSAYFRYQGSLTTPGCDETVIWTVFEEPIKIHKDQFLEFSKKLYYDQEQKLNMKDNVRPLQPLGNRQVFRSHASGLLLSLPLPTLLVPTLTCLVASFLH is encoded by the exons aTTCACACTGGTGCTATGAGATTCAAGCCAAGGAACCCAACAGCCATTGCTCAG GGCCTGAACAATGGACTGGAGACTGTAAGAAGAACCAGCAGTCTCCTATCAATATTGTCACTAGTAAGACAAAGTTGAACCCCAGTCTGACACCCTTCACTTTCGTTGGCTATgaccaaaagaagaagtgggaagTTAAGAACAATCAACACTCAG TGGAAATGTCGCTGGGGGAGGACATCTATATTTTTGGAGGAGAACTGCCCACCCAGTACAAGGCTGCACAGTTACACCTGCACTGGTCAGAGGAGTCGAACAAGGGTTCAGAGCACAGTATTGATGGGAAACATTTTGCCATGGAG ATGCATGTCGTGCATAAGAAGATGACAACAAGCGATAAGGTGCAGGACTCGGACGCCAAGGACAAGATTGCGGTGCTGGCATTCATGGTTGAG GTGGGAAACGAGGTAAACGAGGGCTTCCAGCCCCTGGTGGAGGCACTGTCCAGGATCTCCAAACCCT TTACAAACTCCACAGTGAGTGAGAGCCGCCTGCAGGATATGCTTCCTGAAAAGAAGAAACTGTCTGCCTACTTCCGTTACCAGGGCTCACTGACTACACCAGGCTGTGATGAGACTGTCATCTGGACTGTGTTCGAGGAACCTATTAAGATCCACAAAGACCAG TTCCTGGAATTCTCAAAAAAGCTCTACTATGACCAAGAACAGAAGTTGAACATGAAGGACAATGTGAGGCCCCTGCAGCCGCTGGGAAACCGCCAGGTGTTCAGGTCTCATGCCTCAGGACTGCTGCTGTCTTTGCCCCTGCCCACTCTATTGGTCCCCACACTCACCTGCCTGGTGGCCAGCTTCCTCCACTGA